The following DNA comes from Microcella sp..
CGAGCCGGTGCAGAACTCGGGCGGCTGCTTCCCGCCTCCCCCCGGCTACTTCTCCCGAGTGCGCGAGATCTGCGACAAGTACGACGTGCTGCTGGTGAGCGATGAGGTCATCTGCGCCTACGGCCGCATCGGCGAGATGTTCGCGTGCACGGCCCTCGGCTACGTGCCCGACATCATCACCTCGGCCAAGGGCCTCACGAGCGGCTACTCGCCACTCGGCGCGATGATCGTGAGCGACCGGCTCTACGAGCCCTTCAAGCACGGGCAGACGGCGTTCTATCACGGCTACACCTTCGCCGGGCATCCGGTGTCGGCCGCCGTCGCCCTCGAGAACCTGAACATCATGGAAGAAGAGGGCATTCTCGAGCACGTGCGCGAGAACTCGCCCAAGTTCCGTGCGGCTCTCGAGCGACTGAAAGACCTGCCGATCGTCGGCGACGTGCGTGGCGAGGGCTACTTCTTCGGCATCGAGCTCGTCAAGAACAAAGAAACGAAAGAGACCTTCAACGAGGCCGAGTCCGAGCGCCTGCTGCGCGGCTTCCTCTCGAAGGCGCTCTTCGACGCCGGGCTCTACTGCCGTGCCGACGACCGAGGCGACCCCGTCATTCAGCTCGCTCCCCCGTTGACGATCGGGCCGGCCGAGTTCGACGAGATCGAGGGCATTCTGCGTCGCGTGCTGACCGAAGCGGGAACACTGCTCTGAGCACGAACTCCCCTGCCCGCCGCGCTGATGAGAGTAGAAGCATCGACTACCGGGGCCTGAGCTACTGGCACGCCACGGTCGAGGACGACTTGACGCCCCGCCTTGCCCTCGATGGCGACCTCGACACCGACGTCGCCATCGTGGGCGCAGGTCTCACCGGCCTGTGGACGGCGCACGAACTGCTCAAGCGCGATCCCGGCTTGCGCATCACCGTTCTCGAGAAGAACATCGCGGGCTTCGGCGCGTCGGGTCGCAACGGCGGCTGGTGCAGCGCCCTGTTCCCCGCATCGACGACCGCGCTCGAGAAGAAGCACGGCCGCGAGGCCGCGCTCGCCATGCGGCGCGCGATGGTCTCCACGGTCGACGAGGTCGGCGCGGTGGCCGCTGCCGCGGGCATCGACTGCGACTACGAGCGCGGCGGCACGATCGTCTTCGCACGCAGCGATGCCCAGTGGCGCGCCGCGCAGCACGAGGTCGACGTGGCGCGCGGCTACGGCGTCGATGCCCTCGAGCTCTGGGGCGCCGAGCGCGTCCATGCACGGGATGCCCGGGGTGCGGTCTACGACCCGGCCTGCGCCCGCCTGCATCCGGCCGCCCTCGTGCGCGGGCTCGCTCGCACTGTCGAGCAGCAGGGTGCGGTCATCCACGAGCAGACGACGGTCGAGAGCTGGCAGCCGGGCCTGGTGCGCACCGACCGCGGCGCCGTGCGCGCCCGTTACATCATCACCGCGCTCGAGGGCTACGGTGCCACCGTGGCGCAGTCGAAGCGGCGCATCCTGCCGCTCTACTCGCTTATGGTCGCGACGCAGCCGCTCGATGACGAGGTGTGGCAGGCAATGGGCATCGCGCACGGCCAGACCTTCTCAGACGGGCGGCACCTCGTCATCTACGGTCAGCGCACCGCCGACAACCGCATCGCTTTCGGCGGGCGCGGCGCTCGGTACCACTGGGGCAGCGCGATCCGCAGCGAGTACGACCGCGTCGAGCGCGTATTCGAGCACCTCGTCGCCACTCTGCACGAGCTCTTTCCACAGCTGCCGCCGCTCGAGGTCGAGCACGCCTGGGGCGGACCGCTCGGGGTGCCGCGCGACTGGCACGCGAGCGTGACCTACGACCCCGATTCGGGGCTCGGCGGCGCCGGCGGCTATGTCGGCGATGGGCTGTCGACCACGAACCTCGCCGGCCGCACCCTCGCCGATCTCGTCACAGGGCGCGATACCGAGCTGACGCGGCTGCCGTGGGTGGGCCATCGCTCGCCATCGTGGGAGCCCGAGCCGCTGCGCTTCATCGGAGCGAACGCAGGGCTCGTCGCCATGACGGCTGCCGACGCCGAAGAGCGGGCGACCGGACGCGCGTCGCTCATCGCTCGCGCCATGGGCGGGCTCATCGGGCACTGATCTCGCTCGCTCGGCTCGCAGTCGACACGCAGGAGGCTCGGAGCATCGGCATCTACTCTCGGCGGAGCGCGAGGGAGGTGCCGTGTCTACGACGAGTCGATCGACCATGATCGTGTCGTCGTCGACCGCCCCGACCGGGTCGCGTGCTCACCAGCTGCTCGCCCTCGCCGGGTTCGTCGCCATCGTCGCCGCGGTCGCCGCCTTCGGCTCGCTCACCTCTGCCGGTGCGATCTCGGGCTGGTATGAGAGCACGCCGAAGCCCATGTGGAACCCGCCCAACGAGGTCTTCGGTCCGGTCTGGACCGTGCTCTACCTCACGATGGCCGTGGCCGCGTGGCTCGTGTGGCGTCGACCCGACTCGGTCGAGCGCACGAGAGCATTGCGGGCCTACATCGTGCAGCTCACGCTCAACGCGCTGTGGAGTCCCGCCTTCTTCGGGCTCGGCGCCCTCATCGGCTCGGCCGGTGTGTGGTTCGCCCTCGGTGTCATCGTCGCTCTCGACTTCGCGATTCTCGCGGCGATCATCCGGTTCTCCGATGTCAGCCGAGTGGCGGCGTGGATGCTCATTCCGTACTGGTTCTGGGCGCTGTTCGCCACGACGCTCAACGCGGCGATCGCCGTGCTCGCCCGATAGTCGGGTGTCGCCCGATACCGTTGCATCGTGACGTTCGCTGACTCTGCCGCCGTGCCCGCGCGCTCGCGCGGTTCGCGCATCGGGCGCGGCGTGCTCATCGGCCTCGCCGCAGTCGGCATCGTCGCTCAGGGCGCGGTACTCGCGGGCGCGGGCTGGGCGGCTGCGAACCCGCGACTCGTCGGCGACGCTGTCACCGTGCACCGCTTCGATCCGCCGGTCGCCATCTCGGCCCTCGCGACCGACGCCGACATGAGCGAGCGCGGTCGCTTCGTCTTCTACGCGAGCGTTCCCGAGCTGGTGCCAGCCGAAAGCTTCGACCTGTTCTGCTCGCGCGATGAGCCCGGCATCGGGGTGCTCGGCTGCTTCACGCTCGCCGAGGGGCGCATCTTTCTCTACGACATCACCGATGCCGACCTCGAGCCCTTCGAGGTCGTGGTCGCCGCGCACGAGATGCTGCATGCGGCGTGGGACAGGCTCAGCGCCGACGAGCAGCTGGCCCTCGCGGCGCCGCTCGAGGCGGTGTTCGCCGAGCTCGGCCCCGACCACGAGCTGGTCGAGCGCATCGCGTCGTACGAGGCCTTCGACCCGACCTCGCGCGTGCCCGAGCTCTACGCCATCATCGGCACCGAGATCGCCGAGCTTCCTGAGGCGCTCGAGCTTCACTACGCCGAGTATTTCGACGACCGGTCGGTCGTCGTGGGCGTCTGGAAGCAGATCGAGGCCATCTTCGTCGAGCTCGAGACCGAACTCGAGCGGTTGGGCGCCGAACTCGAGGCCCTCGCGGCGCAGATCGACGCCGAGCGCGAGGCCGCCGAGCGCGACGCAACCGCGCTTGAAGCAGACATCAGTGCCTTCAATGCGCGGGCCGAGCGGCCGGGCGGCTACACCAGCCAGTCGGCGTTCGAGCGCGATCGCGATGCCCTGCTCG
Coding sequences within:
- a CDS encoding TspO/MBR family protein codes for the protein MSTTSRSTMIVSSSTAPTGSRAHQLLALAGFVAIVAAVAAFGSLTSAGAISGWYESTPKPMWNPPNEVFGPVWTVLYLTMAVAAWLVWRRPDSVERTRALRAYIVQLTLNALWSPAFFGLGALIGSAGVWFALGVIVALDFAILAAIIRFSDVSRVAAWMLIPYWFWALFATTLNAAIAVLAR
- a CDS encoding NAD(P)/FAD-dependent oxidoreductase; protein product: MTPRLALDGDLDTDVAIVGAGLTGLWTAHELLKRDPGLRITVLEKNIAGFGASGRNGGWCSALFPASTTALEKKHGREAALAMRRAMVSTVDEVGAVAAAAGIDCDYERGGTIVFARSDAQWRAAQHEVDVARGYGVDALELWGAERVHARDARGAVYDPACARLHPAALVRGLARTVEQQGAVIHEQTTVESWQPGLVRTDRGAVRARYIITALEGYGATVAQSKRRILPLYSLMVATQPLDDEVWQAMGIAHGQTFSDGRHLVIYGQRTADNRIAFGGRGARYHWGSAIRSEYDRVERVFEHLVATLHELFPQLPPLEVEHAWGGPLGVPRDWHASVTYDPDSGLGGAGGYVGDGLSTTNLAGRTLADLVTGRDTELTRLPWVGHRSPSWEPEPLRFIGANAGLVAMTAADAEERATGRASLIARAMGGLIGH